The sequence gaaatgaaaggaaattaaaactaattctaaaataaatgtagtaATCATTATATAGTTCAGTTAAAGTATTAGGTGATTTGTGTTAATGCTTACCCTGAAATGCAGGAAGACATTCAGAGAAAATTTTGGCTATGATATTTCCCATACAAAATGCTATCAAGCAGACAAACATGGCAAAATTACTCAAATATCATTAGCTCTAAATGGAATTTTTACTaccaaatatgtatgtattaatcaatatttattcttctggaaataaaaaaggCCCAAGGCTTACTTTAGAAACTGATCTATTTTTCCTCAGTGGCCCCTTGTATTTCCACACATGGATGTCAATAATCctacaaataaattattactttGCTTGCATTTGAACCATAACCAGAGTTGATTGTCAGTCAGGTAACTTTTCTGTTTAAGACTTACATAACCTTTCCAAAGGTTATTATCTCATGTAACTGAGGAATTTTCCTGCTCATCAATTGTACTGTTATCCATTTCATCTCAGGGATTACTTCTCAATTCCCAGGTACTGGCTTATCCCATTTTAACTAAATTCTTATTCCCAAATTATTCATCTTTACAATGACCTCCTTGTTACCTTTTTCATCACAGGCAGCAGAGAAGGAACTAATTTTGATGTTACCTACTATATACTTTACAATATCAATACACTGAAAAATCACAGAACTCCAGTTCTGCTCAGGATTCTACTCTTCTAACTAGTGAGCCACTCTTCTACAATTCTATTCACAAGTGCTCCCAagatttaggtttttttgttgggGCGTTCACAGtggcaaaaaaagcaaacaaaacaaaacaaaacaaacaaacaaaaaaaaaaacccatgggAGTACATGGAATTCGTGACCCAAAAGCTCTGAATTTAAAGCATAGGAATTTATACCTAATACATAGGGATTTTTACATAGGAATTTATACCTAATAAGTGCTTCTGATTTTCACCATTTCTCTAATAAGCAATCCAGTCCTATTACTCCTGAAGCAGAAGAAATGGAGCATCcaggctattaaaaaaaaaaaaaaaaaaaaaaaaaaaaagacattccttCTCTCAAACTGTTTCATAGATTGGTCTTTGTCAGGACAAGACAGAGTAGTTATCAAACAATGAGTGATGGCTATTTGAGGTGCATAAAACCATTTTAATCCTTTAtacttgttcttttcttgtatGTTTTCAACTTGTACCCAACAGGCTATCTTCAAGCACAGCCCCAATTCAGGGTGCTTTGAGCCCTTCAGTTCAATCACTTCAAGTATGGGTACAGAAGCCTCCTCACACTAAATGCTCAGGGCTCCACTCTCCTTTTCTTGAGATTATGGGTGTTTTAAGGGCATTGAGTGAATACAGAAGAGGGAATGTCCATGCACGAGTATTTGGGGACGAAGCAAAGCCCTCTGGCACAGACAGGAATCGTTCCTGAGTGATGGTGAGATGCTAAATGTTGGCAAGTTGGAGCTAAGATGGTTACATCCAGCTCAGAGGTGACCTTTAAATCCTCCAACAGTGGCTCTTGTAGTTAGGATTATCAAACCTTCTAATTTGTCCAGGACATTCCAGTTGATGCCTATTGTCCCTATTATCGTGATATAATTGGTGTCCCTTTTCAAGTATCTTAGTTTGGGCAAAAAATTATATGGTCACCCTATTTATTTATGGTAGAATTTTCCCAAATCCACCCACTTTTCTGCAGAAGGGGTCTCCCTTCTTGGGGGCTTTTCCTCTATCAGCTCCCTGGATCCTGGCTCTCCTGCCCAGCCCATtaacctccttccttcctctcctgaccctatccccaaatatttgaatctcctgaaattttccttctcccttccatCGTCTGGAAAGCTTCCTTTCTCCAAACTCCTTTAAGGCCACCCTTCTGTCTATTCCCTGATCCTTATCTTCTTTCACAATAAACTTTAGACCAGAGAATGCTATTTCACCTGTACTAGTGATCAGCAATTTTGAACATGCCGGTGGCACTGGtcatagatattttttaaacaccCCTTATCCAGAAtccatgaacccaggagtctCCCAGACTTACTACACCAGCCTCTCATAGCAGACATCTGTATTGTCCCAGAATTCTACAGGTGATTCTCATATACAGTGGGCACTGAGTAGTCTTGGCCTCATATGTCCCAGGCACTTTGCATGACACCTCATTAATTCTCATAATCTTACAAAGGCAACATAGTGTATCAGTTAGAAGCACATGGTTCTGAAAACAACCTAACAGGACTAAATCCAGGCTTCAACACTTACTAAAGTAATCTTTGCAGTTACTGAAGCTCTCTGTGCTTCTAAAATGTGGCTACTTATCCTTGTACCTATGGTAAATATTAAGCAAGTTAATACATGCAAAGCACCTCCATCAGACCCTAGTAcagtaattacttttaaaatgctaGATGGCATGGCTAGTGGTGATCCTGATGTCTAAACTCACGTTTTCTGAATCTAAATTCCATGCACTTTCTGACATCACTGCTACCAAGTGCTCTCCTATATATAATAAAAGGCAGTATACTAGGACTGATGAATGGTATGGGAAGAAGTCCTTTATTTTATCATGTCACACCACATAACAGCTGCCTAACCACACAATGTAGATATGAATAGAGAAGATGGCTCAGAAACAGTGTACTAGTATTAGTGACTCAGCTAATGaccattacaaaaataaaattttgagttagttttaaAACGCATTTTATATTGAGTAGTTATTTCATGttttcataaaacaattactgaACTAAACTAGGTAGTTCATTCACATAACAAATCTACATTTAAAGACATGCTTACAAATTTCCACTTAGTCCATTTTTCCGTTCTTAGCATTATTACAAATGCCTCATTCCGTCATCATGTTGAATTCTTCAACATCTTCTATATCATTTCCAGGGGCATCTCTGGGAAGTAGTGATGCCTATCTTCCCTCAGAAGCACTGATAACCCTGATATACCCACAATTCACACCTTTTCCCTTCTCTGAGGTATGCTGCTTTAAGACAGAAAAAACACACTACTAGGATTTGAAAAACTAAATTCTGGGACTGGTTAGGTCATAAACTACAGAAACTTAGGTCATATATTCTCCCCAGGCACTTGTTTCTCCACTACAAAAATAATTCCCATTTGCTTGGTCCTTTGTAGtcctttattatttatcttcatgATAACCCTTACATTTAAGGTAGcattatgttcattttatagaagaaattcAATCTCAAAGAGAATATAGTCTCCCAAAGATCCCACAAGTAGTAATATATTAAGCAGAGCTAAactcacacactctcactcaAGATCCTAGTACTGGTACACGCTATGCTAATAAGTTTGCTAAAATGGATGAAGCGGCAATTTCTAAGGTCCCTTCCAATGATCCTGTTCTCTgcttctactttctatttttttctcttctctcaacTAGCATTAACATCCGAAACTGTATGTAATCACCAAATTTCATTTACCATGGttttttgatttaattattctttaaatttttctctatttccacATTAAGTCCAGAGAAATGTTACTTTTTTGAAAGTTTCTACTGCTGCCTGCCTCTCTGAAGGCCATGGGACTTACCTATTTGTCAAAGCAGAAATTCCCAACATTGTGCAAACACCCCTAATTACTTTTTATAGCTGTAAAGACAATTATTCCATACTTAAAATCAAGTAGTAATTTTAATTAGATTCTATTGATTTGTTTTCTCCTGTGTGCCTTTATTTGGGAAATACTGTTAGTCTACCTTGCTATCGAGTCTCTTTCCCTAACAAGAAAATGTCAGTCTTAAGGGTCAGGAAAGCTTTTACTTTCACTATCACATATGAAGAATGAACTAAACACCTAACTTGGAAAGTAAAACTCAATTGAGGGATTGAGGACATTTCCCAAGGGGTAATAAGACCAATTTAAAAGTTGGCATATGTGcctaaaataacaaattaactCTTTCACCATAATAAAGGTACAGATGTGCCGATTAGTCATGCTGACATGCACATATGAAATATGCCtaaaccaaattaaaataaaacaaaatacattctaTGGCAATCTTGAAAAGTCagggagctcaataaatattaagaatatgGCCTCATGATGAGAGCATTAAATATTTGGTAATTAACATAATTTAATATGCAAAAACCGAGAAAATATACAGGATGAGGGATGAGGAGTACACATAGgaaatttttgtgattttcttcattttgattgTATTGCCTTCTTGTCTTCAGGAGTGAAGATTTTGACTTCAAAAGTAACAAAATACTTAAGAAGAGAATTCACATCTTTCTTTTCTAACTGGTATTCTTGCACTATTTTCTCAGCAGTCCAGGTTTCTGGATAAAGTTTATGATTATTGAGAAGTGTCAATGCTTCTACAACGGAAATTTTGCCTTTGGGAATGCTCTTCATATTTATCATATCAAACTGATGGCCTTTCGGTAATCTGAATTCCTTTGGCTCTTGACATGTTTCAGCAGCTTTTACCtagtatcaaagaaaaaaaaaggttttaggaTGAGAGAAAAGATTTGACATCTACTTTCATACTTCTCAAATCTATACTAttcctctgatatggtttggatctgtgtccccacccaaatctcatgtcaccaaattgtaatccccaatgttggacgTAGGGCATGGTGGGAAGTGACTAGATCATGGGAGCGGATTtctccctttggtgctgttctcacgatagagTTCTCACCATATATGGTTGTTTACAAGTCTGTAGCACCTCCCCCACACCCCACTTCTTCTTGCTCTGGCAATATAAgccatgcctgcttccccttccaccatgattataagtttcctgaggcctccccagaagcagaagctgctattcTTCCTGTATGGCCTGCAGAATCgttagccaattaaacctcttttctttataaactacccagtctcatgCATTTCTtaatagcagtgcaagaatggactaacacaaattCTATACACGATTTTCCaaacttcattttcttattataatGAGCTATAGTTTAATAGTACTTTTGCCACACTGCCCTTTCATAACTATAGCGCTATCGTTATTAAGAAATGTAGGTAGCTctagaaaataataatcaaatgtATACCATCCACTCACCAcattatttcatgtgttttaaaagaacaatgaaaataattgatTAAAAACTACACCTGTTTTTAAAGGGCAGGATTCCGATGCCACCCTAACAGCTGGCTTGATAACATCTATTCTGTTTCCCATCTTTGTTGTATTTCATATCAGCGCTCCCAAACACCTTGAATGAATTCAAATATTGCTAGTGATCTTGTCTCCCCTGAGAAAATAAACTAATGCCTCCAATACACTCCAGCATAAATAAAACAACCTATGCACACCCATCCTTCCATCTAGCCGTCCTATCCCAGCTTAATCCTGGCGTGTGTGCTCTGCATTCCATTCTCGTTTCCCAGCTATGCctaacattctttcttttcttttcctttttttactgCACCGTGCCTACTGCTGCTTTTTGGTCAAACATATAAATGCTATAGTTACTACCTTTTTTAACATGCCCACCAAACCCGAAGCCAACACCTCTTTTATGACCAGTTTCCTTCTCTTCAGGtaatgtttaaaagaaataatgcttGCTATCTCTAATGACTGCCTAGTTGCTTAATTCAGAGGACACATTTTAGACCTCATTTGGACTCACTACAGTATCTCACTATATCTGATACTACTGACCACTCCAATGTACCTATAACTATCTTCCCCCTTGGTTTCTATGCCACCCCCTCAGTTTTCCATCAGTTTTTTCAGTGGGTCCTTCGGGGTTTTTTTCATGGACCCTTTTCCTTTCG comes from Theropithecus gelada isolate Dixy chromosome 4, Tgel_1.0, whole genome shotgun sequence and encodes:
- the NDUFAF4 gene encoding NADH dehydrogenase [ubiquinone] 1 alpha subcomplex assembly factor 4, producing the protein MGALVIRGIRNFNVENRAEREISKIKPSVAPRHPSTSNLLQEQISHYPEIKGEIARKDDKLLSFLKDVYVDSKDPVSSLQVKAAETCQEPKEFRLPKGHQFDMINMKSIPKGKISVVEALTLLNNHKLYPETWTAEKIVQEYQLEKKDVNSLLKYFVTFEVKIFTPEDKKAIQSK